The Streptomyces fungicidicus nucleotide sequence GTCGCCACCTGCTTGGCCAGGTCGATCGGGTCGTGCTGCGCGGCAAGGGTGATGCCGGTGCCGAGCCCCAGCCGCTCGGTGACGGCGGCGGCCTGGCCGAGCGCGACGAAGGGGTCCAGCGTGCGGCCGTACTCCCGCGGCAGCTCCCCGCCCGCCGGGTACGGGCTGGTCCGCTCGACGGGGATGTGCGTGTGCTCCGGCAGATACAGCCCGGCGAACCCGCGCTGCTCCAGCTCACGGGCGAGCCGGACCGGACGGATCGTCTCGTCGGTGAGGAAGATCGTGACGGCGATGCGCATGAGCGGCCTTTCGTACGCGGACGACGGACCCATCAATACCCGCGCCGACCCCTCCTGTCCATACCGACCGGTCGGCACAGTCCGGCCGCACCCGCGCGCAAGCCGCCGATTCCCTTCCCTTCCCGGGGAGTTCACTGCTCAATACAAGGGTCGCACCGCACCACCCCTGCACCACCCAAGCCCTGTCATCACCACACGACACCCTGGGAGCAGCAGCATGTGCGAGGAACACCCGAGCGGGACCGGGCACGGCGTCGGACGGCGCGCCGTCTTCCTGACGGGCGCCGCCACCGCGCTTACGCTGGGAAGCGTGGACTTCGCTTCCGCGGCGGACGGCGACCGCGCCCGGGACGGCCGGGAGACGAGGACGGTGCGCGGCACCCTCCCGCCCGGCGCCCCCGACTTCGTCCACCTGCCCGTCGAGGTGCCGGACGGCGTCCGCGAGATCAAGGTCTCCTACGCCTACGACCGGCCGGCCGTGCCCGCCGGTACCGCGGGCAACGCCCTCGACATCGGCATCTTCGACGAACGCGGCACCGAGCTGGGCGGCCGGGGCTTCCGGGGCTGGTCGGGCGGGGCCCGCACGGAGTTCTTCCTCCGCGCCGACGACGCCACCCCCGGCTACCTCCCCGGCCCGGTCCGCGCGGGCACCTGGCACATCGCGCTGGGCCCCTACACCGTGGCCCCGCAGGGACTGCCGTACGAGATCACCGTCACGCTCACCTACGGGACGCCCGGCGCGGCGGTCCGGCCGGTGTACCCGCCGGAGCGGGCCAAGGGGCGCGGCCGGGCCTGGTACCGGGGCGACTGCCATCTGCACTCCTGGCACTCCGACGGCCGCCGCACCCCCGCCGAGATCGCCGCGCTCGCCCGCGCGGCCGGGCTGGACTTCATCAACAGCAGCGAGCACAACACCCACTCCGCGCACGCCCACTGGGCCGGGACGGCCGGCGACGACCTGCTGGTGCTGCTGGGCGAGGAGATCACCACCCGCAACGGCCACGTCGTGGCGATCGGCACCGACCCCGGCACCTTCGTCGACTGGCGCTACCGCGCCCGCGACAACCGCTTCGGCCGGTTCGCCCGGCAGATCCGCCGCGCCGGGGGCCTGGTCGTCCCCGCCCATCCGCACGCCACCTGCATCGGCTGCAACTGGAAGTTCGGCTTCGGCGAGGCGGACGCCGTGGAGGTGTGGAACGGCCCCTGGACGCCCGACGACGAGGTGGCGCTGGCCGACTGGGACGGGATGCTGGTCGCGTCGGTGCGCGAGGGGCGGGACGGGCGGGACTGGATCCCGGCCATGGGCAGCAGCGACGCCCACCGCGACCCGGACGCCGTCGGCCTCCCGCAGACCGTCGTCCTCGCCGACGACCTGACCCGGGAGGCCGTCCTGGACGGCATCCGCGCGGGCCGCTCCTACGTCGCCGAGTCCGCCGGGGTGTCCCTCGCCTTCACCGCGTCCGGCGGGCGCGGTGAACACGCCGGTATCGGCGAGCGGTTGCGGGTGGACGACGACACCCCGGTCACCGTCCGGCTGGAGGTCGAAGGCGCCCCGCGCTGCACCGTCCGGTTCGTGACCGACCAAGGGGTGCTGCACACCGGCGCCCCGCTGCCGGTGTCCGGGTCGGGCGTGCTGGAGTGGCGGACCACGCCGTCGTACGCCGCCTACGTACGCGCCGAGTTGCGGCACGAGACGGCCGCCGGGTTGCTGCCCGGCGCCCTGGCCGGATTCACCAACCCGATCTTCCTCGGCCGCCGGTAGGCTCACCGCACCATGACTTCTGGGACCCCGCACGCCGAGCGCAAGTACCGGACCGCCACCGCCTTCCAGCGCAGGATCGCCAACCCGGTGCTGCGCAGGCTGCCGTTCCAGACGGCGCTGGAGACCACCGGCCGGGTCTCCGGCCTGCCGC carries:
- a CDS encoding CehA/McbA family metallohydrolase → MCEEHPSGTGHGVGRRAVFLTGAATALTLGSVDFASAADGDRARDGRETRTVRGTLPPGAPDFVHLPVEVPDGVREIKVSYAYDRPAVPAGTAGNALDIGIFDERGTELGGRGFRGWSGGARTEFFLRADDATPGYLPGPVRAGTWHIALGPYTVAPQGLPYEITVTLTYGTPGAAVRPVYPPERAKGRGRAWYRGDCHLHSWHSDGRRTPAEIAALARAAGLDFINSSEHNTHSAHAHWAGTAGDDLLVLLGEEITTRNGHVVAIGTDPGTFVDWRYRARDNRFGRFARQIRRAGGLVVPAHPHATCIGCNWKFGFGEADAVEVWNGPWTPDDEVALADWDGMLVASVREGRDGRDWIPAMGSSDAHRDPDAVGLPQTVVLADDLTREAVLDGIRAGRSYVAESAGVSLAFTASGGRGEHAGIGERLRVDDDTPVTVRLEVEGAPRCTVRFVTDQGVLHTGAPLPVSGSGVLEWRTTPSYAAYVRAELRHETAAGLLPGALAGFTNPIFLGRR